A portion of the Pan troglodytes isolate AG18354 chromosome 10, NHGRI_mPanTro3-v2.0_pri, whole genome shotgun sequence genome contains these proteins:
- the PDE6H gene encoding retinal cone rhodopsin-sensitive cGMP 3',5'-cyclic phosphodiesterase subunit gamma isoform X5 encodes MSDNATLAAPASNQGPTTPRKGPPKFKQRQTRQFKSKPPKKGVKGFGDDIPGMEGLGTDITVICPWEAFSHLELHELAQFGII; translated from the exons ATGAGTGACAACGCTACTCTGGCTGCTCCAGCTTCAAACCAGGGTCCTACCACCCCACGCAAAGgccctcccaagttcaagcagagGCAGACTCGCCAATTCAAGAGTAAACCTCCAAAGAAAGGTGTGAAAGG ATTTGGAGATGACATTCCAGGAATGGAGGGGCTAGGAACAG ATATCACAGTGATTTGTCCATGGGAGGCATTCAGCCACCTGGAATTGCATGAGCTCGCTCAGTTTGGGATTATCTGA